The region AAGCGCGTGACAGAAGGACTGACGACGGAGCGGGCGAGCGTCGAGAACCCGTTCGCGGGGGTCACCCCCGATCCGCTCGACGGCGGACCTCGCGCACCACGCCGGCGCCGACGTGCGCGTGGTCGCGCGCAAGAGCAGCCGGCCGAGGGGACGGGGACGGTCGACGCGCCGAACGCGCCCGACACCCCGCCCGGGCCGCGCAAGCGCCGCCGGCGGGGGAGTGGGCGCATCAAGCAGCGGGCGGCATCACCGGACGGCGACACCGCGGACGGCGCGTCCCGGGGCGGCGACCCCGCGGCGCGCGCGCTCTCGCAGTCGCTGCAGGAGGCGGTCCTGCGGCACAGCACGAGCGCGGTGCTCAACCGCGGCCGTGGCTACGTGAAGCGCAAGCGTGTGTCCGAGGTCCGCGTGACGGCGGGGACGGTTCGGGCCCGTGTCCTCGGCTCGGCCGATCGGCGTTACCACGTGGAGCTCTCGGTGCGCGACCGTCCCGCGCCGCCGGTCGTGCGCAAGGTCCGGTGGACCTGCGACTGCCCGTATGCCGCGGAGCATCGCCGCGGCACGTGCAAGCACGTCGTCGCGGTCGCGATCGTCGCCGCGCAGAAGCTCGCGTCGAACGAGTCGATGCGACGTCGGTGGTTCGGGCAGCCCGCCGGGAACGCGGCCGAGGCCGACGCCGCCGAGATCGACGCGCTCGCGGCGCGCCTCACTGCCGCGTTCACCGCGGAGCCCGCGCCCGTCGCGGACGTGCTCGACCGCGCGCTCTCGATCGCGCCGCCGCCGTTCGAGATCCCGCTGCGCGCATGAGGATGTCGTGACGGCCCTGCTCGACGGCATGCGGGTGCTGGACTTCTCGGTCTGGCGCCCGATGCCGCACGCGACGCAGGTGCTCGCCGACCTCGGTGCCGAGGTCCTCAAGGTCGAGCCGCCGGGTGGCGACCCGATGCGCGCGTACCCGGAGCTGTTCGCCGCGATCGCGCGCGGCAAGCGCAGCGTGCAGCTCGACCTGCGAACCGACGCGGGGCGCCGGCGCGCACTGGAGCTCGCCCGCGACGCGGACGTCGTCTGCGAGGCGTGGCGCCCGGGTGTCGCGGCTCGCCTCGGCGTCGACTACGACGCCGTCGCCGCGGTCAACCCGTCGGTCGTCTACTGCTCGCTGACCGGCTACGGGCAGACGGGCCCATGGGTCGACGTTCCCGGCCACGACGTGAACTACCAGGCGCTCGCCGGCGCGCTGCTCCCTCCGCCGGCCGGTGCGCCCCGCCCGCTCGTCCCGCGCCTGCCGGCCGCCGATCTCGAGGGCGGCACGATGTGCGCGGTGCTCATCTGCGCGGCGTGGGCCCGGCGCTGCACGACGGGCGAGGGCGAGCGCATCGACGTCGCGATGGCGGACGTCCTCGCGTGGTGGGTCGGCACGCGCAGCGGCACCGCGCACGTCGACGCCGAAGGGCCGACGCGCGGCTCGCCGGGCTACGGCGTGTTCGAGACACGCGACCACGGCTGGGTCGCGCTCGGCGTGCTCGCCGAGGAGCGCCTGTGGCGGTCGATCTGCGCGGCGTTGGAGCTCGACGACCTCGCCGACACGACGTTCGCCGACCGGCTGCGCAGCGTCGAGGAGGTCAACGATCGCGTCGCGGACGCGATCGCGTCACTGTCGCGCGACGAGGTACTCGAGCGGCTGCACGCGTACGGTGCACCGGCGTCACCGGTGCTGACGCCGGAGGACGCCGCCGCGCACGAGCAGCTCGTCGCGCGCGACGCCTACGTGTACGTCTCGGCCGCCGGTGCTCGGGTCCCGCAGCTCCCCGCGCACCTCACGTGCCACCCGCGCGCGTCGCGGACGGACGTCCCGCCCGTCGACGACGACGCGCCGGGCTTCAGCCCGCGCTCTCGCGGACGCTGATCCCGTCGCCGACGCGGACGGTTCCCGGGCGCGTCACCAGCGCGCCGATCGCGATGCAGCCGTCGCGCTCGCGATTGATCGTCTTCAGCACGTCGAGGTCGCGCTCGACGCCACCGGGCTGCGGGCGCGTCGTCACGACGCAGCGGGCGAGCCGCTTCCCCACGGACAGCACGGTGTCGCCGATCTCGACGTCCGATCCGACGAGGCCGTCCTCACCCTCGCCGTCGAGGAGCACGTTGGCGCGGAACCGCCGCCGGTCCCACGTCCCGATCGAGCCCGTCGAGACGAGCGACACGCGTGTGCGCGACGAGTCGTGGAAGGGGCCGCCCTTGCCGGCACCGGTGAACGGGAGCCAGTCGCTCGTCGTCTCGTGCTCGAAGTCGATCGGGTTCTCGTAGCGGCGGAGCGCCACCTCGTCGACGGATCGCAGCGCGACGCGCCGCCCGAGCCATCGCGACAGGTCGTCGTCGGTGCGCGCGTCCGAGCCGTCCGGCAGCGTGATCGCGGCGGTGCCGTCGTCGCGCAGGCGCGCCGCCGCGAACAGCATCTCGGGCACGCGCCGGGCCGTGAGCCCGTAACCCGTGTCGACGTCGAAGATCGCGAAGCCGCGGTCGCCCGTCAGCCCGTCCGTCGTCACCGTGATCTCGTCGACCCGCTCGCCGCCGAGCGACTTCACGGGATACCGCCACAGCTCCAGCACCTGCACGCCGCGTCACGCTACGCCGGTAACCTCGTCCCGCGCCCGACCCCACATGACCACGGAGCGATGCGACGTGCCGATCTCGCAGCCGGTCGACCCGATCCCCGACGACGACGCCGCGATCCGCGCCGCGCTCGAGGACGCGTACCTCCCTGGTCTCCTCGCCGCGCTCGCGTACACGACCGGCGACCTGACGCTGCTGCGCGACGAGCTGCGTCCGGACGCGACGCAGATGCAGCATCCACAGGCGGGCATGTCGGACGCCGCGCAGGCCGAGGCGCGCGACCTCGCGTTCGACGCGTTGACGCGCTTGCGCGACTCCGGGAACCGCCCGGCACCGCCACCCTCCACCGAGGACCTCCGGCGCATGATGGCGTTCATCGCGGGCGACGACGCCGTGAACGACGACTACCTGCCACTGCTCCGCGAGGAGCTCGGCGCGGGTGACGACCTGCGCGCGCCGCAGTGGGACAAGGCGACGCTCGCACCCGACCGCGACTTCAGCGTCGCGATCGTCGGCGCGGGGATGTCGGGTCTGCTCGCCGCGTTCCGCCTGCAGCAGGCGGGCGTGCCATTCGTGATCTTCGAGAAGAACGCCGAGGTCGGCGGGACGTGGTGGGAGAACCGGTACCCGGGGTGCCGCGTCGACGTCCCGAACCACCTCTACAGCTACTCGTTCGCGCAGAAGGAGGACTGGCCGCAACGGTTCAGCCCGCAGGCCGTCCTGCTCGACTACTTCCGGCAGTGCGCGGACGACTTCGGCGTGCGCGAGCACATCCGGTTCGAGACCGAGGTGTCGTCCGCGCAGTACGACGACGAGCGTGCGACATGGACGTTGCAGGTCCGCACGAAGGACGGACGCGAGGAGTCGTTCGAGGCGAACGCGATCGTCAGCGCCGTCGGCCAGCTGAACCGCCCGCGCCTCCCCGACATCCCGGGCATGCACACGTTCGCCGGGCCGTCGTTCCACTCCGCGGTCTGGGACGACACCGTCGAGCTCGCCGGCAAGCGCGTCGGCGTCGTCGGCTCGGCCGCGAGCGCGGTGCAGCTGCTCCCCGTCGTCGCCGAGCAGGCTGCGCACCTGTCGATCTTCCAGCGCACGCCGAACTGGTTCCTCCCGATCCCCGACTACCACGACGACGTCCCGACCGGGATGCGGTGGCTCTTCCGTCACGTCCCCGCGTACAGCGAGTGGTACCGGTTCTGCCTGTTCTGGCGGATGGCCGAAGGGCTCGTCCCCGCCGCGCGCGTCGATCCCGAGTGGCAGTCCGAGGACGGGCGGACGGTGAGCGCGCTCAACGAGATGCTGCGCGCGTTCCTGACCATGTACCTCGAGGCAGAGTTCGCGTCCGCGCCCGACCTCGTCGAGAAGGTGGTGCCGCAATACCCGCCGCTCGCGAAGCGCATCCTCATGGACAACGGCTCGTGGGCGCGAACGCTCACCCGCGAGAACGTGGACCTCGTGACCGAGCCGATCGCGCGCATCGACGAGCGCGGGATCGTCACCGCCGACGGCTGCCGGCACGACGTCGACGTGATCGTCTACGCGACGGGGTTCGAGGCGTCGCACTTCCTCACGCCGATGAAGCTCACCGGTCGCGGTGGTGTCGACCTGCACGAGCAGTGGGACCCGAACGCGGGCGCGTACCTCGGGATCACGGTTCCGGGCTTCCCGAACCTGTTCTGCCTCTACGGGCCCAACACGAACATCGTCGCGAACGGCAGCATCATCTTCTTCTCGGAGTGCGAGGTGCACTACGTGCTCGAGTGCCTCCGCCTGCTGTTCGAGCGCGACGCGCGCGCGCTCGACTGCCGCCGCGACGTCTACGACGCGTTCGAGGACGAGGTGGACGCCGGCAACCGGGCGATGGCGTGGGGCGTGTCGAGCGTCAACAGCTG is a window of Acidimicrobiia bacterium DNA encoding:
- a CDS encoding MOSC N-terminal beta barrel domain-containing protein, producing MQVLELWRYPVKSLGGERVDEITVTTDGLTGDRGFAIFDVDTGYGLTARRVPEMLFAAARLRDDGTAAITLPDGSDARTDDDLSRWLGRRVALRSVDEVALRRYENPIDFEHETTSDWLPFTGAGKGGPFHDSSRTRVSLVSTGSIGTWDRRRFRANVLLDGEGEDGLVGSDVEIGDTVLSVGKRLARCVVTTRPQPGGVERDLDVLKTINRERDGCIAIGALVTRPGTVRVGDGISVRESAG
- a CDS encoding CoA transferase, coding for MTALLDGMRVLDFSVWRPMPHATQVLADLGAEVLKVEPPGGDPMRAYPELFAAIARGKRSVQLDLRTDAGRRRALELARDADVVCEAWRPGVAARLGVDYDAVAAVNPSVVYCSLTGYGQTGPWVDVPGHDVNYQALAGALLPPPAGAPRPLVPRLPAADLEGGTMCAVLICAAWARRCTTGEGERIDVAMADVLAWWVGTRSGTAHVDAEGPTRGSPGYGVFETRDHGWVALGVLAEERLWRSICAALELDDLADTTFADRLRSVEEVNDRVADAIASLSRDEVLERLHAYGAPASPVLTPEDAAAHEQLVARDAYVYVSAAGARVPQLPAHLTCHPRASRTDVPPVDDDAPGFSPRSRGR
- a CDS encoding NAD(P)/FAD-dependent oxidoreductase, with amino-acid sequence MPISQPVDPIPDDDAAIRAALEDAYLPGLLAALAYTTGDLTLLRDELRPDATQMQHPQAGMSDAAQAEARDLAFDALTRLRDSGNRPAPPPSTEDLRRMMAFIAGDDAVNDDYLPLLREELGAGDDLRAPQWDKATLAPDRDFSVAIVGAGMSGLLAAFRLQQAGVPFVIFEKNAEVGGTWWENRYPGCRVDVPNHLYSYSFAQKEDWPQRFSPQAVLLDYFRQCADDFGVREHIRFETEVSSAQYDDERATWTLQVRTKDGREESFEANAIVSAVGQLNRPRLPDIPGMHTFAGPSFHSAVWDDTVELAGKRVGVVGSAASAVQLLPVVAEQAAHLSIFQRTPNWFLPIPDYHDDVPTGMRWLFRHVPAYSEWYRFCLFWRMAEGLVPAARVDPEWQSEDGRTVSALNEMLRAFLTMYLEAEFASAPDLVEKVVPQYPPLAKRILMDNGSWARTLTRENVDLVTEPIARIDERGIVTADGCRHDVDVIVYATGFEASHFLTPMKLTGRGGVDLHEQWDPNAGAYLGITVPGFPNLFCLYGPNTNIVANGSIIFFSECEVHYVLECLRLLFERDARALDCRRDVYDAFEDEVDAGNRAMAWGVSSVNSWYKNETGRVTQNWPFSLLEYWQRTREANPADYELL
- a CDS encoding SWIM zinc finger family protein; translation: MTEGLTTERASVENPFAGVTPDPLDGGPRAPRRRRRARGRAQEQPAEGTGTVDAPNAPDTPPGPRKRRRRGSGRIKQRAASPDGDTADGASRGGDPAARALSQSLQEAVLRHSTSAVLNRGRGYVKRKRVSEVRVTAGTVRARVLGSADRRYHVELSVRDRPAPPVVRKVRWTCDCPYAAEHRRGTCKHVVAVAIVAAQKLASNESMRRRWFGQPAGNAAEADAAEIDALAARLTAAFTAEPAPVADVLDRALSIAPPPFEIPLRA